gatttttttttattgaaaaatgaatttgTGTTAatctctacatcttttatatttattacaccaGTATATACATTAAATTATCTCTTATTCATAAGattctattttctctttttttgtctGATGTGTCAACTCATCTTCTAATCTAACTTGCTTATACAGTGGTTacacaaattttaaaacattctaATTTAGTCTTATTTTACCATTTTAGTTGATTATAACATAACATATAGTCTCAAGTATATGAAGTTTTgagtaaatttacaaaaattttaaaaagctaTAACTTGGCATGACAAAATAGTCAATAAATTCTGAAcgtagttgaccttttgcttgaATAATCTGATGTCATATTGAAATGTCGTAATGTAcatattttccataaattttgtTTATAGTGTGATTGAAATTAAACTATTAACAATTAGAAAGTAGAATTTAACCAATACAATCTTCATTTTAGCAACAAGGCTATGATGAGTGTTACAGATGTCACAGAACTGGTCACTGGGCCAGAGATTGTCCTGATGATCGTTACTATGGTTTCCGTCGACCTGGTGGTAGGAATGGTGGTGGTGGAGGTGGAGGAGGGGGCGGTGGTGGGGGTGGCAGATATAGGTCACCATCACCCAGGAGAAGGAGAAGGTACGAACAGTCATAAAATGGTCTATGAAATGCTatcaaaaaatgcatttataaatataaggagatgtgtggaatgagtgctaatgagacaaatctccatccaactCACAATTTGTTAAAAGTTATCCATTATTGGTCaaagaacagccttcaacacagagctttggctcatTCTGAACAGCAAATTTTTAAGGTTCccaaaaaaatgactagtgtaaaaccatttaaatatgTAAACCAACTGTCTAAACTGCACAAAGGGAGAAACAAGAAACCATATTCATGAACAAACgtaaccactgaacaacaggttcctgaaaTGGGAtaagtgcaaacaaatgcagcaggtttaaataGATGTCTCTAAAAATTCTGTATATGAGCATTATAGATAGAAAATTTGTTAACAAAAATGAAACTGACAACATGACCAATGACCaaagaataataaaaacatgcaacattaaaaattataaatatgccTGGTCTGTAGTGCAACATCTGTCACATGAATTCAACAAGCAGTTTAAGTATTGACTCCTACACacaaaaatatctaaatacaAAAATGATGTAGACAAACTGTAGATACAGTTGACAAGTTTTCCATCAAAAGAAATTTTCTATCATGCTGTTCAACAAATGAAATAGTTACATTTCACAAAACTTTACATCTAATCGGATGATTTCGAATTTTAGTAGATAATTCATTAGCTCTTGGTTAAGAACCTGCTACCCAAGTTTTCCAATATCATTCTGCCCAAAGatctttttacaaaatgtctatcttttttttttggctgaCAGTGAATTTctcatattaaaaaaagattttatctttGAAACAATATGTATGGGAGAAAGGTAGATGTTCTTACTGGTTTGAATTCCTATTCAATCAGTGCAGGtatattttcacatcaaattCTTTTGATTATCAGATCCCGATCAAGGTCCAGAGACAGGAAGAGGAGATCATCTCGTAGCCGCTCACGCAGCAGACGTAGGTCAGGGTCCAGAAGCAGCAGAGATCGTAGTCATGACAGCAAAAGGAGGAGAAGTTCAAAGAAGAGTGAATCTCGTAGTAAATCCAGATCCAAAAGTAAAAGCAGGTCTAAATCCCATAGCAGGTCTAGAAGTAGGTCACCTCTTGAGAATGTCAACAATGGTGGAGAAGATAGGTCACCCTCAAGATCAAGGTCACGGAGTAGAAGCAGGTCAAAGAGTGTTGCGTCAGATAGATGATTTTATTTGGAATAGTTGTGAATGTAACAATCTTCAAAGTGCAGAGATGAAATGTGaatttttctatgttttaaaCACAAACAGTACAAAGATGTGCAGactgttgtttttattattatgtaaatacATATCTTTTAGAAGtaataatgttttactttttgaaaCAGACCTAGCTTGTTATGGTTTTACATATGTAATTTCCCCATGAAGTTATATAGAGAAATGAAACATTTGTGGTAACTTTTCAAAATGACGACTTTCATTGAaacaacagaaaaagaaaaaaaaattgtattggaTTTCACTTTCCTGAAATAACATTCACCAGGTTTCTTATTATCCTGAGGTTGTGCTTCTGATTTTTGACCAGGTTTAATGTGTTTGTGACAGTCATAAAAATCTGAAGTAAGAGCAAAGATAAGCTTGTGCAACAGTTAAATGTCTGGTTAGGTTGATGACTTTGGTGATACTCACATTATAGATCTGTCTTAGCATGTTTAATAACTTTAAAGTAAGGCATAGGCTTATATTTTGGTACACATATTTTGTCTTCGCTATAGCCagagggtttacaaatcttactGTACATGTAATGTGCAATTGGGAATAGTTCAAGTGCTGTAATGGACAGGTTTTTGTCTTGCAGCTACTTTTGTTGCAGTAAGCACACACAAGGATTATTTGCAGGCCGCATCATAAActttttgtataaagctttaaTACTTCAGAACATAGAAACCTGGGATGCTTGATACTTTGTATGAAGATACTTCATCTGTCATATATCTGCCTTTTATGGTTCAGTGCATTGCTAGGTGGGTACATCTCAGTCTGGCAaattttatctgaccttgacctcatcagggttcattggttaatgttaagtttttgtgtttttgtcttttattgCCCAAatcatgggcattatgttttctggtctgtgtgtccattTGTTTGTTAGTCCGTTGGtttgtctgtcctgcttcaggttaaagcttttggttgaggtagtttttatacgcccgtcgtcttttagacgggacgtattatggtataccgttgtccgtctgtccgtccgtcgtccacacttcggacaataactcaaaaacgctttcaccaatttccatgaaactttagtgaattgtttttttctattgacgtaagctccctttcgtttttttttaatttcagattttaagttttggatttatggggctttattcataaaaaaggggggattttcaacacttcggacaataactcaaaaaggctttcaccaatgtccatgaaactttggtgaattgttaagatctattgatgtaagctccctttcaatttttttaaatttcagatttttaagattgggatttatggggctttattcataaaaaaaagggtgattttcaatacttcagacaataactcaaaaaggctttcaccaatgtccatgaaactttggtgaattgtttatatctattgatgtaagctccctttcaatttttataaatttcagattttaagttaaggatttatggggctttattcataaaaaaagggtgattttcaacacttcggacaataactcaaaaaggctttcaccaatgtccatgaaactttggtgaattgtttatatctattgatgtaagctccctttcaattcttataaatttcagattttaagttttggatttatggggctttattcataaaaaaagggggattttcatcacttcggacaataactcaaaaaggctttcaccaatgtccatgaaactttggtgaattgtttatatctattgatgtaagctcaaacaggggggattttccaattttgggacaataactaacactttcacaaaattttatgcaactttaataaattgtttatatctattgacataaattttagattttacgttttcttaagttatgaatttttatacttaaaaaagggggattttatgaaactttggtgaatatattaatgtaacatcccttttgatttgtatatatatttctagttgatcatataaattcatttaaagcataaaagacaagttaaaagtgcaaagggcgtatcatgcgctaaagcgcagccctttattgatTAAGTTGGAAGTCCAattaacttaaaacttagtacacatgttctttatgatatgatctttcggattttaatgcctaattagatattttaccccattttcacggtccactgatcaTAGAGAATGATGGTGCAGATGGGGCATCAGTGTAcagaggacacattcttgttttaaaatattttaagataaagGTCGACCACATTTGACGTATGTTATAACTGTTAGATGTACAAATCTGTCTGACAGTATTTATCTGAATTGTCACAGatctttgaacatgttgaatttaAGTTATACTTGCAGTAAAACCTTTATCATATTGAAAAACAGGCGAGACATTTTAAGTGTGCGTACTGTATATTACCTGGAAAGAACAGCAATTGATAAGATATTACACAACATTCAAACCAACAGAGATTTAGACATTTAAACAAATCTTACAAATCATGCATTGTACAGGTATCAATCATTGGGTCATGTAATTTCATACACCGATTGAAACTGACATTCTAATATTAAAAGAGCATTAAAACTGATTTGAAAGAGAAAATAAGGCAATGATAATGTATGATGGGGACTTGTCAACATCAAAACAAATCGTTTTGAACAATTCAGTATTCTATAAACCGTAAGTTTACAGAAAATGAACAGATAATTATATTTCTTGAACAATTCAGTCTTCTTAaaacctgaaaggtcaagtgagcttttctcatcacttggcgtccgtcatccgtaaacttttacaaaaatcttctcctctgaaactactgggccaaatttaaccaaactttgccacaatcatccttggggtatctagtttaaaaaatgtgtccgatgacctggccatcaaagcaagatggccaccatggctaaaaatagaacacaggggtaaaatgcagtttttgacttttaactcaaaatccaaagcatttagagcaaatctgacatggggtaaaattgattatcaggtcaagatctatctgccctgaacttttcagatgaatcggacaactggttgttgggttgctgcccctgaattggtcattttaaggaaattttgctgtttttggttatcatcttgaatattattatagataaagataaactgtaaacagcaataatgttcagcaaagtaagatttacaaataagtcaacatgtctgaaatggtcagttgacccctttagaacttattgccctttatagtcaatttttttaaccatttttcgtaaatcttagtaatcttttacaaaaatcctctcctatgaaactactgggccaaatttaacgaaacttggcaacaatcatctttggggtatttagtttaaaaaatgtgtccggtgacccggccatccaaccaagatggccgccatggctaaaaatagaacctaggcgtaaaatgcagtttttggcttataactcaaaaaccaaagcatttagagcaatctgacatggggtaaaattgattatcaggtcaagatctatctgccctgaaattttcagatggatcggacaactggttgttgggttgttgcccattggtaattttaaggaaattgtgcagtttttgtttattatcttgaattctattatagatagagataaactgtaaacagcaataatgttcagcaaagtaagatctacaaatgagtcaacataaccaaaattgtcagttgaccatttaaggagttattgtcctttatagtcaatattgaacaacttttcgtcatttttgtaacttgtacaaaaatcttcttttctaaaactatgggccaaatttaaccaaacttggccacaatcattactagggtatctattttaaaaaaaagtgtctaatgaccctgcctaccaaccaagatggcaaaAAGATGGcagacatcagtaaatacagtaacaggtgagcgacacaggctcttgagagcctctagttattataCTTCTTTCTCTTTCGGAAAAATCATCATCGCACGAATTTCAGAAATCGAAATTTCGAACcaataaattttttttcatttttttcttctttttgaaacagttctttcaatccttgGACACACTTAAGTTGTGGgaaaaaaatgttgcatctccatattgccTAGACTGAGGAATAAAAAAACTGAATCAACCCATTAGAATAATGCAAAGAGGAAAACGTGAACGTGCTGCAACCAGACAATTTGACGTCAGAAACTCGTCTTCCTGTCCTTTTGACAATGATACCGGTAGAAAGGATTTGTTGAAGACTTTAAATGATCAGATCAACATGTACTGATAATGCAACGTCAATAGAATTCGACAAGAAGACAAACCTACGAccgcaacgtcaactgctaatCACATTGATGAATGTCATTTTGCACAGATTTATGCCATGAATGTTCTCATTAACTGAACTGCCAAATAATCGActgcagaaaaacatttaaagccTTAAAGTTTCaaccgcataattgccaaaaACCCGTTGTTATGAATGGAACAACGGTAAAATCAGAAGGTGAAAAACGGAACAAAAAACGTGCCGAACAGAATTGGTTGACCTTTCTGATAATCATTTCTTTCGTTTGATACAAGCAGTCATTGCTTTTGACGGTTACAAGTTAATTGGTAAGGGGGAAACCAGGGCTTCAGTGTATACCACAATATTTGAACGTCGAAAATGACGTAATCAATTCAACTTTCGAcatggcattttttttaaaaaaacattgaaataatgaAAGATCTTTCTGTTCAtgagtttgtttacaaaaatatgaatatttgaaaataGGAATTACAAAGAATAATCTAgcgttgcgtttctaaagtcggtcagtatataaagaattttattttattgttattggCCTTATTTTATCAGAAGCCAACCTCGAGTCACATTTAATGTCTTTATCTTTTGGACTTATGCTGTATGGTAATATTAAGTCTTAAATATTACTGCATTAGACCaagagaatttaacatattgCTTACATGACTAAAGAAATTAAGACACCAATGCTGTTACCTAAATAAAATACAATCAGTTAAGATGCCATCCATAGCCTCGAAGAATACCGaaaatttaacaacatttttttcaaagaatcttttgtcaatgaaaattatttataaagttcGTTGTTTCATCAAGCAGTATGATACCGTATTCCAGGTCAGCAGTTTTGTTAAAGGAAATGTTGCCTTTCTAATGCTTTTAGGGagctatcatttgatttttagggggaggggggctaggatgaaatttgaaaaaaataggcaggactggagttttgagtaaaaaaaaaaggcaggatgagacacttgcaaaaaaaaaaaaaagtcaggataaactaaaaaaaaaaggcaggaccgaacagagtgaaaaataaaaaggcaggacagagattacagctaaaaaaaaatgcaggacaacatttttcatccttttTCATATTCGATcacaggtcaccgtacgacctaaAACAACGACCCCCTTAGCTAGCGCTGTAGGTGAATAAACGGGCAAATTACAGAGGGAAATTGATCCTTGTATTAACGTCCTTCCGTACCAAAATGCAaagtttgaatttgggtggcTTCACTTTCACCGTATTAAATGGACTTTGGTATGAAAAATTTGGACCATTTGGATAAGATAACGATCCttcctttaccatgtttacgagAAAGTCCTCGTACACTtattttatagttaaatttttcaaTTCAAGTCTTTTTTTGGGGATCAGTGAAGCAATAAAAATGCCCCTGGCttactaattttaaaatcataaaataaaaccAGATATATGAATGTATATTTAAGAGAAACACTTGTTcataaatgtatttcaattttCTGTCTAATGCTTCAACATCTATGGGTAACTGCATATGAGACTTTTCTGTTCGCATTATATTAGCAGGTATTCtgaaagtaaaagaaaaaaaattaacgtaAAGAAGCAACAAATACCGCTCCAAAAAgataaatagaaaaaacaaaaacagacgcacagtaaatagttatcaaaggtaccaggcttataattaagTACGTCAGACGCGCTAATGTATTTGACATAAAATGAACTGAGATTATTTTATAATACCAATTTGAAGTTCTTATTATCTAATTTGAACATTTCATCGCAtgctgtttgatgtgagccacgactccgtgttgaagagagtaccttgacctataatggtttacttttattaatcgtgacttggatggagagttgtctgattggcactcataccacatcttcctatatctatattatgACATACTCAAATGccaagaactttttttttataaataatttacatagAATGCCGTTGTTATTCAAAGCGTTAAAGCCCAAGTTAGATTACACAACTTACATCAAACTATCCTcgaaattaaatatgtttttaaaacattgacGGTCACAAGAAATTCGGTCTGAATGGagaaaaacataataaaacactTTAAATGCTGTACATCCAAGACGCTTTGCTGAATTTCCACCTAACAGGAACACACAcacttttaaaaacatttgaaaatcgaGAGATACACACAAACTACtctttggtagacgaaacgcgcgtctagcgtaaatacaaattttaatcctATATCTGTGATGAGGTTTTTTTACAACCAAAgggtggatgccactgctggtgcaTGGAGTTTTAatcccccgagggtatcaccagcccagtagtcagcacttctgtgctgacatgaattatcattgatatggtcatatttataaattaactgtttacaacatttatgatttttttttaaattctaaggctttctacctcaggaattgATTagcttagctgaatttggcaaaacttttagggattttcgtcctcaatgctcttcaacttattactttatttagcctttgtAACTTTTTGGAATTCTGCCGTCACTGATGAGGCTTTGGTAGGCGAAAAGCGCGTCTTgcgtaaatacaaattttgatcctgatatctgtgatgagtttatttataacatattgttatataaatctccatatatatatatatatatatatatatatatatatatatatatatatatatatatatatatatatatatatatatatatatatatatatatatatatatataagaagtgCTCTCTTTTGAAAGCTTTCTGCAGCAAAACGTCTTATACCGATTGTTTCCACTTATAAATACATGGTTTTAATTCTTTTTTCTGTAGCTTTCAATAAATTCCAATCTCTAGTCGATTCTacgtgtttgaaaaaaaaatcttgattacTTATGTTTATCTGTGACTAAGAAAATAACAAGTGCATATTAATGTTTCATACTTTGTTTTGATAAATCAAAGAAGATTGGGCATTCACCAATGAGACATGCAGTAAACCAACAACATTATAAAACCAGAAAAGAAATCTATACTTAAAAATTACTGTAAGTTTATATACTAGTACATATTCATTGATTCATGTCGGTCGTGAAACAGTTAGTACTAACTTCTGGAGTTTAAgaaatttgacattttgtaacacTGTAAAACTGCTATTAAACTTGCCACCCAGTTCCATTAGACCGTTGTTATTTTTGTCAAAACCAGGCTCAGTGATTTGATTATAAAATGAACGTAACCACAAATTATAACTATATTTTGGTAAACGTTCATCTTCCAATGTACTGTAGAAATTAGCCCATTCTTGAGGTGAGATGGATCCATTGCCATCAGCATCAGTCCAGGAGAACGCCTCAATTTCCGCTTCAAGTTTAGACATTTTTCGTTTGTATGCTCCTCTCTTGTTAATGTCCTGCAAATTACAAAGCAAGTATGTCTATTtagttttatcaataaaaacGGTACATAATATGTGAAATCTCAGTTATGCTACTAGAAGGGTGAGATAACCGAAGCGAAAATATGGCTCTCTTCCATGATGAAAAAGCACCTGCAAGTATTATAGGTGGTGTGGGTACGTTGAGTGAAGAACATATGTAGTTGGGACAAGAGAATAGAATTATAAAGACATTTTAAGATTTATATGTTGAAAACATTTATAATGGTACATGTACGgcccaaaacaaaaacaaatattaaaaagggGCAAACGTGTACATTGTGTAGGATTTTGTTTTATAAGAGATATAAAACCATTGTTTGTTAAGAAAGAATGACTGTTTATATATGAAACAAAGAATATTACCAGCAAGACCTCATCAACAAGTAAGACAACTCTATAGAAAGCGTCAGTCATTAGAGTAATTGCCGTTTGATGACAATGTTTCCATAAAGCAAAGGATGTTAGCaccaagacaagatctacaagtAAGACAACTCTATAGAAAGCGTCAGTCGTTATGGTTATTGCCGTTTGATGACAATGTTTACATGAAACAAAGGATATTACCAGCAAGACGAGATCTACAAGTAAGACAACTCTATAAAAATTGTCAGTCATTAGAGTAATTGCCGTTTGTTGACACTGTCACCATAAAACAAAGGAAATTACCAGCAATACAAGATTTACAAGTAAGACAACTCTATAGAAAGCGTCAGTCATTAGAGTAATTGCCGTTTGATGACAATGTTTCCATAAAACAAAGGATATtaccagcaagacaagatctacaagtAAGACAACTCTATAGAAAGCGTCAGTCATTAGAGTAATTACCGTTTCTTGacaatgtttaaataaaacaaaggaTATtaccagcaagacaagatctacaagcAAGACAACTCTATAGAAAGCGTCAGTCATTAGAGTAATTGTCGTTTGATGACAATGTTTACAAACTATTGGcgtgtttttgttgtattttggtAGATAGAAacttaaagaaacaaaaatgatcagcaagacaagatctacaattaaTACAAATAGAGAAAATCGTCTGAACACTCCTGACTATAGCTATTgccttttatgaaaatttaaacttttttgtattttgtctgTTATGATAGTTATAATAGATAAATAGAAACTTTGAATAACAAACAAATTATCAGCAAGGCAAAATCTACACACAAGCCAAATTTTCAACGAAGATATAGCTATACGAGTGACTGCCCTTAAAAGAGTATCTAACTCTATTTCGTGTTTTTgagcaaaaattaaagaagatagAGACGAACTAAACAGACGAGACGATCAACAATACAAGTTCTATAAAAAAAGACGTTTTGAACTGGAATTctcttttgtttatattttggaGAGTGTCTTTAGTTGAATAATGCACATAgcccaaggtgagcgacacatgctatTTAAAGCCTCTAGTTTCATTTTCTCACGTCCAGAGGTATAGACtcagtgatgtaaaatattgaaaactacaCGTTAtaaatttcttgcgtccgaagcgattttctggattttccttcatcaggaacgctctaagccaaacatttgaaatccgaagatgtataagtaccgaaaccgggGAAGAGCTacatgtcaaa
Above is a window of Mytilus galloprovincialis chromosome 7, xbMytGall1.hap1.1, whole genome shotgun sequence DNA encoding:
- the LOC143083845 gene encoding uncharacterized protein LOC143083845, giving the protein MSRRAEGQLFIGRLSKSTRVRDMEDVFEPYGRMTRCEVKYGAEMAYGFVDYEDRRDAEDAIKYENGREICGSSIIVEWSKGSPRRPVVSRQQGYDECYRCHRTGHWARDCPDDRYYGFRRPGGRNGGGGGGGGGGGGGGRYRSPSPRRRRRSRSRSRDRKRRSSRSRSRSRRRSGSRSSRDRSHDSKRRRSSKKSESRSKSRSKSKSRSKSHSRSRSRSPLENVNNGGEDRSPSRSRSRSRSRSKSVASDR